A portion of the Salminus brasiliensis chromosome 9, fSalBra1.hap2, whole genome shotgun sequence genome contains these proteins:
- the LOC140562633 gene encoding uncharacterized protein C1orf21 homolog, which translates to MGCTSAKPLSAVPGDEEGRGKAYSNGDAFSDEYKMKGVEKVKFAHGEEERMNTRNQENLEKSTFLHKGKHKDVSGNTNKISIHSSESQQEFFRMLDEKIEKGRDYCSEEEDVT; encoded by the exons ATGGGCTGCACCTCGGCCAAGCCGTTATCAGCTGTACCCGGAGACGAGGAGGGGCGGGGCAAAGCATACAGCAATGGAGACGCCTTCTCTG ATGAGTACAAAATGAAAGGAGTTGAGAAGGTGAAGTTTGCTCATGGAGAGGAGGAGCGAATGAACACGCGCAACCAGGAGAACCTG GAGAAGAgcacatttttgcacaaaggCAAACACAAAGATGTCAGTGGAAACACTAATAAGATAAG CATCCACTCCTCAGAGAGCCAGCAGGAGTTCTTCAGGATGCTGGACGAGAAAATCGAGAAG GGTCGGGACTACTGCTCTGAAGAGGAGGACGTCACATAG
- the tsen15 gene encoding tRNA-splicing endonuclease subunit Sen15, which translates to MEEENRGVDSSWIKQHPVYQDLMNLDVGDSAQVYAAFLVYLNLTEVRHWQDVVGVASSELQAVLLEGREKEDESVQVVYPVPTHRTVSHKDLRCILDRGKPMLLCAVASDSTLVYQRLCDGLLTPDPPVDIQDQGRRQHRKRRLQT; encoded by the exons ATGGAGGAAGAAAACCGAGGGGTTGATTCGAGCTGGATTAAACAGCATCCAGTA TACCAAGACCTGATGAATCTGGATGTGGGCGACAGCGCTCAGGTCTACGCGGCATTCCTGGTTTACCTGAACTTGACAGAAG TCCGGCACTGGCAGGACGTGGTGGGAGTCGCGAGCTCTGAGCTGCAGGCGGTTCTGCTGGAAGGCCGCGAAAAGGAAGACGAGTCGGTGCAGGTGGTCTATCCGGTGCCCACACACAGAACGGTCAGCCACAAAGA TTTAAGGTGCATCCTGGACCGAGGAAAACCAATGCTGCTGTGTGCGGTGGCCTCGGACTCCACTCTGGTGTACCAACGGTTGTGTGACGGCCTGCTGACCCCCGACCCCCCCGTGGACATCCAGGACCAGGGCCGGCGACAGCACCGCAAGAGAAGACTCCAAACGTGA